From a region of the Colias croceus chromosome 30, ilColCroc2.1 genome:
- the LOC123704569 gene encoding uncharacterized protein LOC123704569 isoform X1 yields the protein MASRGRGMSLKDWDPMRDDFNDSTYDAQYADDNIDSGVQLDHNRLYVSNIPQTLSEEGLKMVFIKYGTIVKLFMSKDPKKRYAMITYESPSEAKLAMMKLNKSEPLKLNVSISHKKKNHDYDEKERSNPRSNTTWNRAYKDESSSVSSKGNYQKQETTSEYDDESISEGIDSELHLELEQLKLEHLRLQEEQLQCKQRILLLNRVGKTPNNLMSNRIVTADGKIVIKTTSDRSVDLPADATLSGAGDSKDACSCEAKTWIDRDSEDSSTPSTCVQYSGDRSIMDKVTDLTIFDKSDFISDKIVKAVDFIHKTRPKSRCTISRKSDVSRFTGSKSDVTSKRCKVAKKSEISCDFKCDCDESEDEDETNRLIQLRNADYMDIVEENLKIVIALAGYPKSKMRLRQMEIFQRSINDIMDMQLKAGLMKKSPSFIDYYLNRGAIVCICKDAETRDWMVRISPGLQERMSNNLLLLKAKVRRLCIGVTKIPQTCWPTSAQDAFKLLQYFNPSLNTYLWKIYAQKIINNVECSSFLIDRISGEIIRGPSFKNIIDYSQMEFEITGYTEIYYDCFLSDMAEDVHSVASRVKLLEEIRSNENTPRIESTKKEDKICETDKKIENTEAVNENVVDNERVDSAIEMEEEDAVIISDSKDFVPLEEQKEGKDNNKDDTQITPWATEHNSAEEIKSDVKAIESVEQYEPSTSTVAISDKTESLFESSDNLIISRNSNYNIDSNRGIAYHRRTNYLHVENELKIAITLEGYPQDKLEGNHIRRLKHLFKEYLHKDMKVHRFDNMIIPKFQDVYLSNGAVIYVCDSLETKDYLIEVLPKFINSTGLKLTFREVQKLVRYTRLVMRLPKELAHLESAKILLKLKTRYPKLKPDCWKYYSDIAGKQKRQFGVDPESLEVIKSPDFDPTYEGQTLAFRIIDRQKRDVSFEEPTKDSKVNAEDLESIKIKENIIKNMYSPLDPDISNAPLTRIRANHYADFVPDDLKLYVGPSNYPETRIDDVLFQTIKRSIENVYVEINDEPADFPIIHDMYLFDGVIFIICKNMSSRLWIENSLPIVNERVKINLKATEFRGAVGIVSMFLNSGKNPDDVIAILQTQNSRLRTKYWRKINVERSQNKLEVVLQIDKLSAQVILGRNFNGNIDNNEVTFKLGHLKSLINRKLCLDTAKTPSDKTLVNTKSKPVCKPKNTDSETYKILQKPKLKRDKNSQTDARKSPVKNTTEDKDETDKEYEDAAMKTRDTEIFYSTHVEFKSDSDKSAYTLPITSKHSYCKITLKIPTSILPDTKEALDMIFDLLQDKNPGLNTELWKVNTPFNNKGVFDVLIDKQSASVIRNKDFDPSLGGEKLRFIF from the exons ATGGCATCTCGGGGACGTGGGATGTCCTTGAAGGACTGGGATCCAATGAGAGACGATTTCAACGATTCTACATACGACGCTCAGTATGCAGATGACAATATTGA TTCCGGTGTGCAACTAGACCATAACAGGCTATACGTATCCAACATACCGCAAACACTGAGCGAGGAAGGTCTCAAGATGGTGTTCATTAAATACGGTACTATTGTCAAACTGTTCATGTCGAAGGACCCTAAGAAGAGATACGCTATGATCACATATGAATCTCCTAG tgAAGCGAAGTTAGCAATGATGAAACTTAACAAGTCGGAACCACTTAAACTCAATGTTTCTATTTCTCATAAG AAAAAGAACCATGATTACGACGAGAAGGAAAGGAGTAACCCACGTTCGAACACAACATGGAATCGTGCGTACAAAGACGAGTCTAGCAGCGTCAGCAGCAAAGGGAATTATCA GAAGCAGGAAACCACATCTGAATATGACGATGag AGTATCTCTGAGGGCATAGATTCGGAACTACATCTCGAGTTGGAACAGCTAAAGCTGGAACACCTGCGGCTTCAAGAGGAGCAGTTGCAGTGCAAGCAGAGGATTCTGCTGCTTAATAGAGTGGGGAAGACACCT aacAATTTGATGTCCAATAGAATTGTAACGGCTGATGGAAAAATAGTCATCAAAACAACCAGTGATCG GTCGGTAGATCTTCCAGCGGATGCGACGCTGTCTGGAGCTGGGGACTCT AAGGACGCGTGTTCGTGTGAAGCAAAGACGTGGATAGATCGCGATTCCGAAGATAGTTCGACACCTTCCACTTGCGTTCAATATTCTGGCGACAGAAGTATAATGGACAAAGTTACAGATTTGACAATTTTCGATAAGTCGGACTTTATTAGCGATAAAATAGTTAAAGCGGTAGATTTCATTCACAAAACACGGCCAAAAAGTAGATGTACGATTAGTAGAAAGTCGGACGTCAGTAGGTTTACAGGGAGCAAGTCGGATGTGACCAGTAAAAGGTGTAAAGTGGCTAAGAAAAGTGAGATTTCGTGCGATTTCAAATGTGATTGTGATGAAAGTGAAGACGAAGATGAAACAAATAGATTGATACAGTTGCGCAATGCTGATTATATGGATATAGTTGAGGAAAACTTGAAAATTGTGATCGCTCTAGCTGGGTACCCTAAATCGAAGATGAGGTTGAGGCAAATGGAGATTTTCCAAAGATCGATAAATGATATTATGGATATGCAACTCAAAGCTGGTCTAATGAAGAAATCTCCGTcatttatagattattatctGAATAGAGGGGCCATTGTGTGTATATGTAAGGACGCGGAAACGAGAGACTGGATGGTTAGGATCTCCCCTGGCTTGCAAGAACGCATGTCTAACAATCTACTGCTGCTAAAAGCTAAAGTAAGAAGATTGTGTATCGGGGTCACAAAAATCCCACAAACATGCTGGCCTACGAGCGCACAAGATGCCTTCAAATTACTGCAATATTTTAATCCGTCACTAAACACGTATCTATGGAAAATATACGCgcagaaaattataaataacgtCGAGTGTTCGTCGTTCTTGATAGACAGGATATCTGGGGAAATTATACGCGGACCGTCGTTTAAGAACATTATAGATTATTCGCAAATGGAATTTGAAATTACGGGGTACACGGAGATATATTATGATTGCTTTTTATCTGATATGGCAGAGGACGTGCACAGTGTTGCGTCTAGAGTTAAACTACTGGAGGAAATACGGTCAAATGAAAATACACCGAGGATAGAAAGTACAAAGAAGGAAGACAAAATTTGTGAGAcggataaaaaaattgaaaacacTGAAGCTGTGAACGAAAATGTGGTTGATAACGAAAGAGTAGATTCTGCTATTGAAATGGAAGAAGAAGATGCTGTTATAATCAGTGATTCGAAAGATTTCGTACCACTAGAAGAACAGAAAGAAGGAAAAGACAATAATAAAGATGATACACAAATTACACCTTGGGCCACAGAACACAATAGTGCTGAAGAAATTAAATCTGACGTAAAAGCTATAGAAAGCGTAGAACAATATGAACCGTCGACGTCCACTGTAGCTATATCCGATAAAACAGAGTCGTTGTTCGAAAGTAGTGATAATTTGATCATAAGTAGGaatagtaattataatatagatagtaATCGAGGTATCGCGTATCATAGACGTACGAATTACTTGCACGTAGAGAACGAACTTAAAATTGCGATAACTCTAGAGGGATATCCACAAGATAAGCTAGAGGGTAATCATATCAGACGTCTCAAGCATTTGTTCAAAGAATACCTTCACAAAGATATGAAAGTTCATCGTTttgataatatgataatacCGAAGTTCCAAGATGTATATCTGTCTAACGGAGCTGTGATTTATGTATGTGATAGTTTAGAAACTAAGGATTATTTGATAGAAGTTTTgccaaaatttattaattccacCGGTCTAAAATTAACGTTTAGAGAAGTACAGAAGTTAGTAAGGTATACGAGATTGGTTATGCGTCTGCCAAAAGAATTGGCTCACTTAGAATCAGCTAAAATCCTGCTTAAATTGAAAACTAGATATCCAAAACTTAAACCAGACTGTTGGAAATACTATTCCGATATAGCGGGCAAGCAAAAGAGACAATTTGGTGTCGATCCAGAATCTTTAGAGGTCATAAAGAGTCCTGATTTTGATCCTACGTACGAAGGACAAACGTTAGCTTTCAGAATAATTGACAGACAGAAACGTGATGTTAGTTTTGAAGAACCAACAAAAGATTCTAAAGTTAATGCTGAGGATTTggaaagtattaaaataaaagaaaatatcataaagaaTATGTACTCTCCACTTGATCCGGATATTTCTAATGCTCCCCTAACTCGTATAAGAGCAAATCACTATGCAGATTTTGTTCCCGATGATCTTAAACTATATGTTGGTCCGTCTAACTATCCAGAAACACGTATAGATGATGTATTATTTCAAACTATTAAGAGAAGCATTGAAAATGTGTACGTCGAGATAAATGACGAACCAGCTGATTTTCCAATAATTCAcgatatgtacctatttgatggtgttatttttataatctgtaAAAACATGTCTTCTAGACTGTGGATAGAAAATTCCTTACCCATAGTAAATGAAAGAgtaaaaattaacttaaaagCGACGGAATTCCGTGGTGCGGTAGGCATTGTAAGCATGTTTCTAAACAGTGGAAAGAATCCTGATGACGTCATAGCCATTTTGCAAACGCAAAACTCCAGGTTACGTACTAAGTACTGGCGCAAGATTAACGTCGAAAGATCGCAGAATAAACTAGAAGTAGTTCTACAAATTGATAAACTGTCCGCTCAAGTTATTTTGGGTAGAAACTTTAATGGCAATATCGATAATAATGAAGTCACATTCAAATTGGGGCATTTGAAATCGCTAATTAATAGAAAACTCTGTCTTGATACAGCTAAAACACCAAGTGACAAAACACTTGTAAACACGAAAAGCAAGCCTGTTTGTAAACCGAAAAATACAGATTCAGAAACTTATAAGATTTTACAAAAACCAAAATTGAAAAGAGATAAAAATAGTCAAACAGATGCAAGGAAAAGTCCAGTAAAGAATACTACAGAAGACAAAGATGAAACTGATAAAGAATATGAAGATGCAGCAATGAAGACGCGTGACACGGAGATATTTTATTCTACACATGTAGAGTTCAAATCGGATTCAGATAAATCTGCCTATACTTTACCAATAACGAGTAAACACagttattgtaaaataacacTAAAAATTCCAACATCAATACTGCCAGATACAAAAGAAGCGTTAGACATGATTTTCGATCTTTTACAAGACAAAAATCCAGGTTTAAATACAGAATTGTGGAAAGTGAACACTCCCTTTAATAATAAAGGTGTATTTGATGTTCTAATTGATAAGCAGTCTGCGTCTGTTATTCGGAATAAAGATTTTGATCCAAGTTTGGGTGGAGAGAAATTGAGATTTATTTTCTGA
- the LOC123704569 gene encoding uncharacterized protein LOC123704569 isoform X2 gives MLMNKFFSSMNEEVLKQETTSEYDDESISEGIDSELHLELEQLKLEHLRLQEEQLQCKQRILLLNRVGKTPNNLMSNRIVTADGKIVIKTTSDRSVDLPADATLSGAGDSKDACSCEAKTWIDRDSEDSSTPSTCVQYSGDRSIMDKVTDLTIFDKSDFISDKIVKAVDFIHKTRPKSRCTISRKSDVSRFTGSKSDVTSKRCKVAKKSEISCDFKCDCDESEDEDETNRLIQLRNADYMDIVEENLKIVIALAGYPKSKMRLRQMEIFQRSINDIMDMQLKAGLMKKSPSFIDYYLNRGAIVCICKDAETRDWMVRISPGLQERMSNNLLLLKAKVRRLCIGVTKIPQTCWPTSAQDAFKLLQYFNPSLNTYLWKIYAQKIINNVECSSFLIDRISGEIIRGPSFKNIIDYSQMEFEITGYTEIYYDCFLSDMAEDVHSVASRVKLLEEIRSNENTPRIESTKKEDKICETDKKIENTEAVNENVVDNERVDSAIEMEEEDAVIISDSKDFVPLEEQKEGKDNNKDDTQITPWATEHNSAEEIKSDVKAIESVEQYEPSTSTVAISDKTESLFESSDNLIISRNSNYNIDSNRGIAYHRRTNYLHVENELKIAITLEGYPQDKLEGNHIRRLKHLFKEYLHKDMKVHRFDNMIIPKFQDVYLSNGAVIYVCDSLETKDYLIEVLPKFINSTGLKLTFREVQKLVRYTRLVMRLPKELAHLESAKILLKLKTRYPKLKPDCWKYYSDIAGKQKRQFGVDPESLEVIKSPDFDPTYEGQTLAFRIIDRQKRDVSFEEPTKDSKVNAEDLESIKIKENIIKNMYSPLDPDISNAPLTRIRANHYADFVPDDLKLYVGPSNYPETRIDDVLFQTIKRSIENVYVEINDEPADFPIIHDMYLFDGVIFIICKNMSSRLWIENSLPIVNERVKINLKATEFRGAVGIVSMFLNSGKNPDDVIAILQTQNSRLRTKYWRKINVERSQNKLEVVLQIDKLSAQVILGRNFNGNIDNNEVTFKLGHLKSLINRKLCLDTAKTPSDKTLVNTKSKPVCKPKNTDSETYKILQKPKLKRDKNSQTDARKSPVKNTTEDKDETDKEYEDAAMKTRDTEIFYSTHVEFKSDSDKSAYTLPITSKHSYCKITLKIPTSILPDTKEALDMIFDLLQDKNPGLNTELWKVNTPFNNKGVFDVLIDKQSASVIRNKDFDPSLGGEKLRFIF, from the exons ATGTTGATGAACAAATTCTTTTCTTCAATGAACGAAGAAGTACT GAAGCAGGAAACCACATCTGAATATGACGATGag AGTATCTCTGAGGGCATAGATTCGGAACTACATCTCGAGTTGGAACAGCTAAAGCTGGAACACCTGCGGCTTCAAGAGGAGCAGTTGCAGTGCAAGCAGAGGATTCTGCTGCTTAATAGAGTGGGGAAGACACCT aacAATTTGATGTCCAATAGAATTGTAACGGCTGATGGAAAAATAGTCATCAAAACAACCAGTGATCG GTCGGTAGATCTTCCAGCGGATGCGACGCTGTCTGGAGCTGGGGACTCT AAGGACGCGTGTTCGTGTGAAGCAAAGACGTGGATAGATCGCGATTCCGAAGATAGTTCGACACCTTCCACTTGCGTTCAATATTCTGGCGACAGAAGTATAATGGACAAAGTTACAGATTTGACAATTTTCGATAAGTCGGACTTTATTAGCGATAAAATAGTTAAAGCGGTAGATTTCATTCACAAAACACGGCCAAAAAGTAGATGTACGATTAGTAGAAAGTCGGACGTCAGTAGGTTTACAGGGAGCAAGTCGGATGTGACCAGTAAAAGGTGTAAAGTGGCTAAGAAAAGTGAGATTTCGTGCGATTTCAAATGTGATTGTGATGAAAGTGAAGACGAAGATGAAACAAATAGATTGATACAGTTGCGCAATGCTGATTATATGGATATAGTTGAGGAAAACTTGAAAATTGTGATCGCTCTAGCTGGGTACCCTAAATCGAAGATGAGGTTGAGGCAAATGGAGATTTTCCAAAGATCGATAAATGATATTATGGATATGCAACTCAAAGCTGGTCTAATGAAGAAATCTCCGTcatttatagattattatctGAATAGAGGGGCCATTGTGTGTATATGTAAGGACGCGGAAACGAGAGACTGGATGGTTAGGATCTCCCCTGGCTTGCAAGAACGCATGTCTAACAATCTACTGCTGCTAAAAGCTAAAGTAAGAAGATTGTGTATCGGGGTCACAAAAATCCCACAAACATGCTGGCCTACGAGCGCACAAGATGCCTTCAAATTACTGCAATATTTTAATCCGTCACTAAACACGTATCTATGGAAAATATACGCgcagaaaattataaataacgtCGAGTGTTCGTCGTTCTTGATAGACAGGATATCTGGGGAAATTATACGCGGACCGTCGTTTAAGAACATTATAGATTATTCGCAAATGGAATTTGAAATTACGGGGTACACGGAGATATATTATGATTGCTTTTTATCTGATATGGCAGAGGACGTGCACAGTGTTGCGTCTAGAGTTAAACTACTGGAGGAAATACGGTCAAATGAAAATACACCGAGGATAGAAAGTACAAAGAAGGAAGACAAAATTTGTGAGAcggataaaaaaattgaaaacacTGAAGCTGTGAACGAAAATGTGGTTGATAACGAAAGAGTAGATTCTGCTATTGAAATGGAAGAAGAAGATGCTGTTATAATCAGTGATTCGAAAGATTTCGTACCACTAGAAGAACAGAAAGAAGGAAAAGACAATAATAAAGATGATACACAAATTACACCTTGGGCCACAGAACACAATAGTGCTGAAGAAATTAAATCTGACGTAAAAGCTATAGAAAGCGTAGAACAATATGAACCGTCGACGTCCACTGTAGCTATATCCGATAAAACAGAGTCGTTGTTCGAAAGTAGTGATAATTTGATCATAAGTAGGaatagtaattataatatagatagtaATCGAGGTATCGCGTATCATAGACGTACGAATTACTTGCACGTAGAGAACGAACTTAAAATTGCGATAACTCTAGAGGGATATCCACAAGATAAGCTAGAGGGTAATCATATCAGACGTCTCAAGCATTTGTTCAAAGAATACCTTCACAAAGATATGAAAGTTCATCGTTttgataatatgataatacCGAAGTTCCAAGATGTATATCTGTCTAACGGAGCTGTGATTTATGTATGTGATAGTTTAGAAACTAAGGATTATTTGATAGAAGTTTTgccaaaatttattaattccacCGGTCTAAAATTAACGTTTAGAGAAGTACAGAAGTTAGTAAGGTATACGAGATTGGTTATGCGTCTGCCAAAAGAATTGGCTCACTTAGAATCAGCTAAAATCCTGCTTAAATTGAAAACTAGATATCCAAAACTTAAACCAGACTGTTGGAAATACTATTCCGATATAGCGGGCAAGCAAAAGAGACAATTTGGTGTCGATCCAGAATCTTTAGAGGTCATAAAGAGTCCTGATTTTGATCCTACGTACGAAGGACAAACGTTAGCTTTCAGAATAATTGACAGACAGAAACGTGATGTTAGTTTTGAAGAACCAACAAAAGATTCTAAAGTTAATGCTGAGGATTTggaaagtattaaaataaaagaaaatatcataaagaaTATGTACTCTCCACTTGATCCGGATATTTCTAATGCTCCCCTAACTCGTATAAGAGCAAATCACTATGCAGATTTTGTTCCCGATGATCTTAAACTATATGTTGGTCCGTCTAACTATCCAGAAACACGTATAGATGATGTATTATTTCAAACTATTAAGAGAAGCATTGAAAATGTGTACGTCGAGATAAATGACGAACCAGCTGATTTTCCAATAATTCAcgatatgtacctatttgatggtgttatttttataatctgtaAAAACATGTCTTCTAGACTGTGGATAGAAAATTCCTTACCCATAGTAAATGAAAGAgtaaaaattaacttaaaagCGACGGAATTCCGTGGTGCGGTAGGCATTGTAAGCATGTTTCTAAACAGTGGAAAGAATCCTGATGACGTCATAGCCATTTTGCAAACGCAAAACTCCAGGTTACGTACTAAGTACTGGCGCAAGATTAACGTCGAAAGATCGCAGAATAAACTAGAAGTAGTTCTACAAATTGATAAACTGTCCGCTCAAGTTATTTTGGGTAGAAACTTTAATGGCAATATCGATAATAATGAAGTCACATTCAAATTGGGGCATTTGAAATCGCTAATTAATAGAAAACTCTGTCTTGATACAGCTAAAACACCAAGTGACAAAACACTTGTAAACACGAAAAGCAAGCCTGTTTGTAAACCGAAAAATACAGATTCAGAAACTTATAAGATTTTACAAAAACCAAAATTGAAAAGAGATAAAAATAGTCAAACAGATGCAAGGAAAAGTCCAGTAAAGAATACTACAGAAGACAAAGATGAAACTGATAAAGAATATGAAGATGCAGCAATGAAGACGCGTGACACGGAGATATTTTATTCTACACATGTAGAGTTCAAATCGGATTCAGATAAATCTGCCTATACTTTACCAATAACGAGTAAACACagttattgtaaaataacacTAAAAATTCCAACATCAATACTGCCAGATACAAAAGAAGCGTTAGACATGATTTTCGATCTTTTACAAGACAAAAATCCAGGTTTAAATACAGAATTGTGGAAAGTGAACACTCCCTTTAATAATAAAGGTGTATTTGATGTTCTAATTGATAAGCAGTCTGCGTCTGTTATTCGGAATAAAGATTTTGATCCAAGTTTGGGTGGAGAGAAATTGAGATTTATTTTCTGA